A stretch of the Archangium violaceum genome encodes the following:
- a CDS encoding alpha/beta fold hydrolase, with amino-acid sequence MSIYRSPEGQREVAAWCVGRLDAWDVPHEREVLNTSLGSTHVVRAGSGEPVVLLPGTNFATATWLELVGQVARTHSVLAVDLPGQPGLSAAGRPGHSQPAYGDWLHEVVDALGATGGTVLAHSFGGAIALAGASRGARVGALVLVAPAGLVRLRVTPGVLARTLPWLVRPREDSARGLLRCMLAPGGNPPATLVTWMALVGRHVRTSLAPPPLSEAALREVRVPVAIVSGEADVFLPPEALRRGAARLPGATFRGIAGAGHLLPHERAEALLETVTAVERGRR; translated from the coding sequence GTGAGCATCTACCGTAGCCCGGAAGGACAGCGCGAAGTCGCTGCGTGGTGCGTCGGCCGGCTGGACGCGTGGGACGTCCCGCACGAGCGCGAAGTCCTCAACACGAGTCTCGGCTCCACCCACGTCGTTCGCGCCGGTTCGGGCGAGCCGGTGGTGTTGCTGCCTGGGACCAACTTCGCGACCGCGACCTGGTTGGAGCTCGTCGGACAGGTGGCGAGGACGCACTCCGTGCTCGCGGTGGACCTGCCAGGCCAGCCCGGGCTGAGCGCGGCCGGACGGCCCGGTCATTCACAGCCTGCCTATGGCGACTGGCTCCACGAGGTGGTGGATGCGCTCGGAGCCACGGGAGGCACGGTGTTGGCCCACTCCTTCGGGGGCGCGATTGCCCTGGCGGGTGCGAGCCGGGGAGCACGGGTGGGGGCGCTGGTGTTGGTGGCTCCCGCCGGGCTGGTGCGGCTGCGAGTGACACCCGGCGTGTTGGCACGCACGCTGCCGTGGCTGGTGCGTCCTCGGGAGGACTCCGCCCGAGGTCTGCTCAGGTGCATGCTCGCGCCCGGGGGCAACCCTCCCGCCACGCTCGTCACCTGGATGGCGCTGGTGGGGCGGCATGTGCGGACGTCGCTGGCGCCTCCGCCTCTGTCGGAGGCCGCGCTGCGAGAGGTGCGCGTCCCGGTGGCGATCGTGTCAGGTGAGGCGGACGTCTTCCTGCCCCCGGAAGCCTTGCGGAGAGGCGCCGCGCGGCTACCCGGGGCGACCTTTCGCGGCATCGCGGGCGCGGGGCATCTGCTTCCTCACGAGCGCGCGGAGGCGCTCCTCGAGACCGTCACCGCCGTGGAGCGAGGAAGGAGGTAG
- a CDS encoding acetylornithine transaminase translates to MNSPTTPPSPQSFLIQNYRRQDVSFVRGEGCYLYDGAGRKYLDAFAGVAVCTLGHAHPKLVETLSRQAATLLHTSNHFEQRGQEELAARIVPEAFPGRMLFCNSGAEANEAAYKLVRLWGNVAHEGRKRRIIAFEGSFHGRTLGALSITHTPAYRVPFEPLPPTDFVPFGDVDALAAAMGDDVAGVFIEPIQGESGVRAAPPGFLTRVRELCTRHRALLVVDEIQTGIGRTGRMFCHQHEGITPDVMTLAKGLGGGVPIGAVLATEPVAALLEPGLHGTTFGGNPFACAAGLTVMKEVTSPGFLGNVVERSHQLLEGLRRVFGPTHEVRGMGLLAGVQLQRAPSELVKAALAEGLVVGVAGNNTLRIAPSLIITAAQVDELLEKLSAAHRARR, encoded by the coding sequence TTGAACAGCCCCACCACGCCCCCTTCTCCCCAGTCCTTCCTCATCCAGAACTACCGCCGCCAGGACGTGAGCTTCGTCCGCGGCGAGGGTTGCTACCTGTACGACGGCGCGGGCCGTAAGTACCTCGATGCCTTCGCCGGAGTGGCGGTGTGCACCCTGGGCCATGCGCACCCGAAGCTCGTGGAGACCCTGTCGCGACAGGCCGCGACGCTCCTCCACACCTCGAACCACTTCGAGCAGCGCGGGCAGGAGGAACTGGCGGCGCGCATCGTCCCCGAGGCCTTTCCAGGACGGATGCTGTTCTGCAACTCGGGGGCGGAGGCGAACGAAGCGGCCTACAAGCTCGTGCGCCTCTGGGGCAACGTGGCCCATGAGGGCCGCAAGCGCCGCATCATCGCCTTCGAGGGCAGCTTCCACGGCCGCACGCTCGGAGCGCTCAGCATCACGCACACGCCCGCCTACCGCGTGCCTTTCGAGCCCCTGCCTCCCACGGACTTCGTTCCCTTCGGCGACGTGGACGCGCTCGCCGCCGCCATGGGGGATGACGTGGCCGGTGTGTTCATCGAGCCCATCCAGGGAGAGAGCGGCGTGCGCGCGGCGCCTCCGGGGTTCCTGACGCGGGTCCGGGAGCTGTGCACGCGGCACCGGGCCCTCCTGGTGGTGGATGAAATCCAGACGGGGATCGGCCGCACCGGGCGGATGTTCTGTCACCAGCATGAAGGCATCACCCCCGACGTGATGACCCTGGCCAAGGGACTCGGCGGCGGCGTCCCCATCGGCGCCGTGCTCGCGACCGAGCCGGTGGCCGCGCTGCTCGAGCCCGGCCTGCACGGCACCACGTTCGGCGGCAATCCCTTCGCGTGTGCCGCCGGGCTGACGGTGATGAAGGAAGTCACGTCGCCGGGATTCCTCGGCAACGTCGTGGAGCGGAGCCATCAACTCCTGGAGGGCCTGCGCCGCGTCTTCGGCCCCACCCATGAGGTGCGTGGCATGGGGCTCCTCGCGGGAGTCCAGCTCCAACGGGCGCCCTCCGAGCTGGTGAAGGCCGCCCTCGCGGAGGGACTCGTCGTCGGAGTGGCGGGCAACAACACGCTGCGCATCGCTCCCTCACTCATCATCACCGCGGCCCAGGTGGACGAGCTGCTCGAGAAGCTCTCGGCCGCCCACCGCGCGCGGCGCTGA
- a CDS encoding metal-dependent hydrolase produces the protein MNPIVHAELSWLMAQHLETRRDRVLVACAGLAPDLDGLSILGGGELYARYHHLLFHGYVGALVTAGVCAALARSRLRVAVLALLAFHLHLVCDLAGSGPGWPIWYFWPTSQREWYWDGQWDLASWQNSVIGLGVTLLCLACALRYRRTAVELLSPRWDAEVVRTLRARFLGEGRTSP, from the coding sequence TCGTCCACGCCGAGCTGTCCTGGTTGATGGCGCAGCACCTGGAGACCCGGCGGGACCGGGTGCTCGTCGCCTGCGCGGGGCTGGCCCCGGACCTCGATGGGCTGAGCATCCTGGGCGGTGGGGAGCTATACGCGCGCTACCACCACCTCCTCTTCCACGGGTACGTGGGCGCGCTGGTGACCGCGGGGGTGTGCGCGGCGCTGGCCCGGAGCCGGCTCCGGGTGGCCGTGCTGGCACTGCTGGCCTTCCACCTTCACCTGGTGTGTGACCTGGCCGGCAGCGGGCCGGGCTGGCCCATCTGGTACTTCTGGCCCACCAGCCAGCGCGAGTGGTACTGGGACGGCCAGTGGGACCTGGCCTCCTGGCAGAACAGCGTCATCGGGCTGGGGGTCACGCTGCTGTGCCTCGCGTGCGCGCTGCGCTACCGCCGCACCGCCGTGGAGCTGCTCTCCCCGCGCTGGGACGCCGAGGTGGTCCGCACCTTGAGGGCCCGCTTCCTCGGAGAGGGAAGAACCTCGCCCTGA
- a CDS encoding acetyl-CoA hydrolase/transferase C-terminal domain-containing protein, whose amino-acid sequence MSTLQERIENAELLAKVVPVEEAVKHVTDGNTVAISGFTKSGEPKTFFPALARHLAETAPHSRITLLSGASLSDDVEGPMAPFIRKRGPYMSSPISRKLIHSGEMDFTDVHLSAFARNLMYGFYGDIDVAVVEVSRIREDGSVVLTSSVGVSAEALSRARKVILEVNTASPDYTGFHDIVVPAVHPKVGWPLPLVNVRDRIGTPYVEFDRSKVVAVVESRTPDHPVPFKAASETDRRIAQNVIDFLMQCRAQFGWGKRLPPIQSGVGNVANAIIGELYASPFQKIRFWTEVFQDGMLRYVEDDAKFENASATAVSFSAEGRRRFMELFDRCRDKLVLRPMWLSNSPEIISRLFVIAMNTPIEVDIYGHVNSTHIDGSRIVNGLGGSGDFFRNAYLSIVHTPSTRPLKDGRVVSCVMPYVRHIDHTEHDIKCVVTEHGYALNMDIRSPKRRAVDIIEKCAHPHFRPLLHAYLNMAGAGDEPRATDMKALESWWRDYDEACRNFPKGG is encoded by the coding sequence ATGAGCACACTGCAGGAGCGAATCGAGAACGCGGAGCTGTTGGCCAAGGTCGTCCCGGTGGAAGAGGCGGTGAAGCACGTCACCGACGGCAACACCGTGGCCATCAGCGGTTTCACCAAGTCGGGTGAGCCCAAGACCTTCTTCCCGGCACTCGCCCGGCACCTGGCCGAGACGGCGCCCCACTCCCGCATCACCCTGCTGAGCGGCGCCTCGCTCTCCGATGACGTGGAGGGCCCCATGGCCCCCTTCATCCGCAAGCGCGGGCCCTACATGTCCTCGCCCATCTCGCGCAAGCTCATCCACTCGGGGGAGATGGACTTCACCGACGTCCACCTCTCCGCCTTCGCGCGCAACCTGATGTACGGCTTCTACGGGGACATCGACGTCGCCGTCGTCGAGGTGTCGCGCATCCGCGAGGACGGCAGTGTCGTCCTCACCTCCTCGGTGGGCGTCTCCGCCGAGGCGCTCTCCCGGGCGCGCAAGGTCATCCTCGAGGTGAACACCGCGTCGCCGGACTACACCGGCTTCCACGACATCGTCGTGCCCGCCGTGCACCCCAAGGTGGGCTGGCCGCTGCCGCTGGTGAACGTGCGCGACCGCATCGGCACGCCCTACGTCGAGTTCGACCGCAGCAAGGTGGTGGCCGTCGTCGAGTCCCGCACGCCCGACCACCCGGTGCCCTTCAAGGCCGCCAGCGAGACGGACCGCCGCATCGCGCAGAACGTCATCGACTTCCTCATGCAGTGCCGCGCGCAGTTCGGCTGGGGCAAGCGCCTGCCCCCCATCCAGTCCGGCGTGGGCAACGTGGCCAACGCCATCATCGGCGAGCTCTACGCGTCCCCCTTCCAGAAGATCCGCTTCTGGACCGAGGTCTTCCAGGACGGAATGCTGCGCTACGTGGAGGACGACGCGAAGTTCGAGAACGCCTCGGCCACCGCGGTCTCCTTCTCGGCCGAGGGGCGCCGGCGCTTCATGGAGCTGTTCGACCGCTGCCGGGACAAGCTGGTGCTGCGGCCCATGTGGCTGTCCAACAGCCCGGAGATCATCTCGCGGCTGTTCGTCATCGCGATGAACACGCCCATCGAGGTGGACATCTACGGCCACGTCAACTCCACCCACATCGACGGCTCGCGCATCGTCAACGGGCTGGGCGGCTCGGGAGACTTCTTCCGCAACGCCTACCTGAGCATCGTGCACACGCCGTCCACCCGGCCGCTGAAGGACGGGCGCGTCGTGAGCTGCGTGATGCCGTACGTGCGGCACATCGACCACACCGAGCACGACATCAAGTGCGTCGTCACCGAGCACGGCTACGCGCTCAACATGGACATCCGCTCGCCCAAGCGGCGCGCCGTGGACATCATCGAGAAGTGCGCGCACCCGCACTTCCGCCCGCTGCTGCACGCCTACCTGAACATGGCGGGCGCGGGAGACGAGCCCCGGGCCACCGACATGAAGGCCCTGGAGAGCTGGTGGAGGGACTACGATGAGGCCTGCCGCAACTTCCCCAAGGGCGGCTGA